One Pochonia chlamydosporia 170 chromosome 5, whole genome shotgun sequence DNA segment encodes these proteins:
- a CDS encoding protein transport protein SEC61 alpha subunit (similar to Aspergillus terreus NIH2624 XP_001216935.1) codes for MSSLRFLDLVKPFVPFLPEVQQPETKIPFNQKMMWTALTLLIFLVMSQMPLYGIVSSDNSDPLYWLRMVMASNRGTLMELGITPIISSGMVFQLLAGTHMIDVNLDLKSDRELYQTAQKLFAFILSAGTATVYVFTGLYGPPSDLGAGIVFLLILQLVVAGMIVILLDELLQKGYGLGSGISLFIATNICESIMWKAFSPTTINTGRGPEFEGAVIALFHLLMTWPNKQRALQEAFYRQNLPNIMNLLATILVFVAVIYLQGFRVEIPVKSSRQRGARGSYPVRLFYTSNMPIMLQSALSSNVFLISQMLYSRFSENLLVRLFGIWEAKDGSSQLHAVSGIAYYMSPPLNFKDALLDPIHTAVYIVYMLGACALFSKTWIEVSGSSPRDVAKQLKDQGLVMAGHRDQSMYKELKRIIPTAAAFGGACIGALSVASDLMGALGSGTGTLLAVTIIYGYFEIAAKEGDLAGMKGMMMG; via the exons ATGAGTTCCC TCCGATTTCTTGACTTGGTCAAGCCGTTCGTGCCGTTCCTCCCTGAGGTTCAGCAGCCGGAGACCAAGATCCCTTTCAACCAGAAGATGATGTGGACAGCTTTgaccctcctcatcttcttggtcatgaGTCAAATGCCCCTGTACGGCATTGTCTCTTCAGACAACTCCGATCCTTTATACTGGCTGCgaatggtgatggccagTAATCGCGGAACGTTGATGGAATTGGGTATCACCCCAATCATTTCCTCGGGCATGGTTTTCCAGCTCCTCGCTGGAACTCACATGATTGACGTCAACCTCGACCTCAAGTCCGATCGCGAACTCTACCAGACCGCCCAGAAGCTCTTCGCCTTCATTCTGTCCGCTGGTACCGCCACCGTTTACGTCTTCACTGGTCTCTACGGTCCTCCCTCCGACCTTGGCGCTGGCATCGTCTTCCTTCTGATTCTTCAGCTCGTTGTTGCTGGTATGATTGTCATCCTTCTGGATGAGCTGCTTCAGAAGGGCTACGGTCTTGGCAGCGGTATCTCTCTGTTCATTGCCACCAACATCTGCGAGTCCATCATGTGGAAGGCTTTCTCCCCCACTACCATCAACACGGGTCGTGGTCCTGAGTTTGAGGGTGCTGTTATTGCCCTGTTCCACCTTTTGATGACCTGGCCCAACAAGCAGCGCGCTCTCCAGGAGGCTTTCTACAGACAGAACTTGCCCAACATCATGAACCTCTTGGCTaccatcttggttttcgtcGCTGTTATCTACCTCCAGGGTTTCCGCGTTGAGATTCCTGTCAAGTCATCCCGCCAGCGTGGTGCCCGTGGTTCTTATCCCGTCCGCCTGTTCTACACCTCCAACATGCCCATCATGCTGCAGTCCGCTCTGTCTTCCAACGTCTTCTTGATCAGCCAGATGCTGTACTCTCGATTCTCTGAGAACCTCCTCGTCCGTCTTTTTGGTATCTGGGAAGCTAAGGACGGTTCATCGCAGCTTCACGCCGTCTCTGGTATCGCCTACTACATGTCTCCTCCTCTTAACTTCAAGGACGCTCTTCTGGACCCCATTCACACTGCCGTCTACATTGTGTACATGCTTGGCGCCTGCGCTCTTTTCTCTAAGACCTGGATTGAGGTGTCTGGCTCCAGCCCTCGCGATGTtgccaagcagctcaaggACCAGGGTCTCGTCATGGCTGGCCACCGCGATCAGAGCATGTATAAGGAGCTGAAGCGCATTATTCCCACTGCTGCCGCTTTTGGCGGTGCCTGCATTGGTGCTCTCTCTGTTGCCAGCGACCTCATGGGCGCTCTTGGCTCTGGAACCGGTACACTTCTCGCTGTCAC TATTATCTACGGATACTTCGAGATTGCAGCCAAGGAGGGCGACCTAGCTGGTATGAAAggcatgatgatgggctAA